The Glycine soja cultivar W05 chromosome 9, ASM419377v2, whole genome shotgun sequence sequence taaataacaaaataaaatgttacataGAATAATGATTAACATCAACCAagcatgtttattaataatgaaTTCAAAATAGTAAAGGAAAGTACACCTGTAACCAAGTGGCGcgttttgttgttgtggaggaataACTGAGGGGGCTAACGTTGggcatcgttcccatgcccataATTGAATCAAGAGAGTGAAACCGCCTATTGATTTAGCATTATAGTCTGTTGCgatgcacatctctctataaaGGTTACCCAAAACagcagctccccatgcataaCTGCTGCACTCTCTAAGGTCTCTCAGAAACTGCAAATATTTCAAATGCACCCGTTTgctgcttttgtcaacaaaCATTACCCCTCCTATGAATCGTAAGATCCAAGCACGAGCAAATCTTTCAAGGCCTTCTTGGTTGCCTGTAAAATCATGAATATTTGCAAAATGAGAAGACAACCAACTCAATTTAATTGAGTTCCCATCAATTGCAGCATCGTCAGGCATGACACCCAATAATTCATGAAACAACTCAAACCAGTCAATATTTGTGTTTCCAATTAATGGTCTTCCATCGACAGGAATACCAAGTAGCACAGAAACATCTTGAAGTGTAATAGTTGCCTCTCCACACTTCAAATGAAATGTATGCGTTTCTAGCCTCCACCTTTCAATAAAAGCATTCACCAATGCTCCATTCACTTTCAACTGCGCCAATTTCATTATCGGGTACAAACCCGAAATTTGTAATAGAGGAATAATTTCTTCGGGCGGTGCTTCTCTATGATTGTACAGTGGTGTGGCTCGTCGGATTTTTAACGTCCTATCATTAGCACCATTCCAAATATGTTGGGATACATGATTTTTTTGCATCCACAATAAATCATCCTCTAATGGTCCAGATGCCACATCATAATGATGAGAAGATGACGAACTAGCCATATTAAAACTCctgtatagaaagaaaaaaaaataatagtcacacatatcataaataataaataaagtcaagTACGTACgcgtaatttaaattttagaaacgaacacgtaatttaaattttagaaacaaacacatagtttaaattttcttcacattgagaaattttttttctcaactttcaaaaagtatatatattttttccctcAATTTCACCaatttcagaaaatatatatatatatatatatataataataataataatatgcctttcttttttaaatacgcCTAATAACAATATTAcagtaatatttattatgaatcttaattaaatttatattctaaaaattaaacaaccgtaacaaaaataaataaacaatttgttatataattaataaaaaataactaaaataataaacaaattaaactaacagcaaaaatttataaagataaagaaaataaacttgttGTGTTGAGTTAATACAATTTTCTTGTACACAATATGACTacctgcaaaaaaaaacatacaaataataaaatataacaatttataaaaaataaataaatgtgaaacaattaaaaaaaaaacataccttGCTGGGAGAAGGGAAACAAAAATGGAGTGCTGGGAGGGGGGGTGGGGGGGgacaatgatgcaatcctaccccccaagggcattggatagaagactccaagaagattgggccaaagatgcaagagaaggccctagggttctcatgagccttagggtagatttctgagcccatgggccaaggttgggtccaattatctttgtacatattagactaagatgtcattatatttggtccttgtatttagggatccatattgtaggtagggtatcctagaaatataggatttttcagcccttgtattttagggcacctagactagtttttgtattaggggtagttttgtaatttcgcatgcactaagtggatatttgatgtgtgaggttggaaataaatttaattgaattggtagaagcccaatccaattaaactttagagggggaggtgagcatttgcttactacaccccattgccacatcatatagtcacactttgtgcatgtccttcatgcttttcatgcctcatgacacctaagcacacttagtggagaatcttggaattgatcttggattagtgggctgaaccataactaaaattcactaatcataattagtgaaattttggctccaaagtttggctccacaaattcaatttcaaattcaagtgaaatttgaatttccctcctattttgtgtgacacttaggctataaatagaggtcatgtgtgtgcatttttttcaactttgatcatttgaatattaacttcagatttcagagctcgttttgagcacaaaatttcgtgctcttctctccctctcccttcattcatctccttcttcctccaagctcttatccatggcctcctatggtggtgagcttcttctagactcatcttctcc is a genomic window containing:
- the LOC114368362 gene encoding serine/threonine-protein phosphatase 7 long form homolog, producing MKLAQLKVNGALVNAFIERWRLETHTFHLKCGEATITLQDVSVLLGIPVDGRPLIGNTNIDWFELFHELLGVMPDDAAIDGNSIKLSWLSSHFANIHDFTGNQEGLERFARAWILRFIGGVMFVDKSSKRVHLKYLQFLRDLRECSSYAWGAAVLGNLYREMCIATDYNAKSIGGFTLLIQLWAWERCPTLAPSVIPPQQQNAPLGYRWLGGELHHIGNDNLIEFRRKLDVMKRDEVTILMFVY